Proteins encoded by one window of Seriola aureovittata isolate HTS-2021-v1 ecotype China chromosome 4, ASM2101889v1, whole genome shotgun sequence:
- the LOC130167664 gene encoding 28S ribosomal protein S23, mitochondrial-like, with the protein MAGSRLEKFGTVFTRVRDLMRSGVIKPSEKPVWYDVYQAFPPKRDPLHVKPHFRPSTKKQETVPEIFYREDEVRAKFYERYGAGRPLDLAKSNFVSTCQRYVLGIDRFLFFTADTDYQ; encoded by the exons ATGGCGGGGAGCAGACTAGAGAAGTTTGGAACCGTATTCACCCG GGTTCGAGACCTGATGCGCTCCGGAGTCATAAAGCCGTCAGAGAAACCCGTCTGGTATGATGTCTACCAGGCTTTTCCACCGAAGAGGGACCCGCTCCACGTGAAGCCACACTTCAGACCCAGCACCAAGAAACAGGAGACGGTGCCTGAGATCTTCTACAGAGAGGATGAAGTGAGAGC GAAGTTCTATGAGCGCTACGGGGCGGGGCGGCCTCTCGATCTCGCCAAATCAAACTTTGTCTCTACGTGTCAGAGGTATGTTTTAGGGATTGAccgatttctttttttcacagccGATACTGATTATCAGTAA